One window of the Rhipicephalus microplus isolate Deutch F79 chromosome 2, USDA_Rmic, whole genome shotgun sequence genome contains the following:
- the LOC142789271 gene encoding uncharacterized protein LOC142789271, translating into MKNAHQHSKELNHCATSSPPVASTMLCHVDFVDCAPPWSTMTFSASPIASFPEHIKARAMVLTFSGHGSTAVMMSPYVPLLVQVLAWFFADAAAAHVIAGQHYQWTPMKNAHQHSKELNHCATSSPPVASTMLCHVDFVDCAPPWSTMTFSASPIASCSEHIKARAMVLTFSGHGSTAVMMSPYVPLLVQVGDRKYGFRSNCTCLIVLPSPHTVLGCLNDCVSVVSLLLKLSGDVEENPGPKVGKMLEEILSNQSKLLAKVNEIQAKQSSTDASISDMHVRLQTIEKQLEGLGETQNRLTMTESSVGRHDSELTALARQIDDLDNRSRRNNLTVRGVEEEESEDEAVLLSKVNDDIFDKLLGSKCSSIERIHRLGKKIPERNRPVILKVGDFRDKTKILKNCRNLKGTQFSISEDYSKRVVEIRKQLWISSADERAKGANVKLIIDKLKVNNVLYGWNEATKERFRYASPGLTSSD; encoded by the coding sequence ATGAAGAATGCGCACCAGCACTCGAAGGAACTCAACCACTGCGCAACTAGTTCACCGCCAGTGGCGTCAACGATGCTGTGCCACGTGGACTTCGTCGACTGCGCACCCCCGTGGAGCACGATGACGTTCTCCGCCTCCCCGATAGCAAGCTTCCCGGAGCATATAAAAGCAAGGGCCATGGTCTTGACCTTCAGTGGACACGGCAGCACCGCCGTGATGATGTCGCCTTACGTGCCTCTACTTGTGCAGGTTTTGGCGTGGTTCTTCGCGGACGCAGCAGCAGCCCATGTTATCGCTGGACAACACTACCAATGGACCCCGATGAAGAATGCGCACCAGCACTCGAAGGAACTCAACCACTGCGCAACTAGTTCAccgccagtggcgtcaacaatGCTATGCCACGTGGACTTCGTCGACTGCGCACCCCCGTGGAGCACGATGACGTTCTCCGCCTCCCCGATAGCAAGCTGCTCGGAGCATATAAAAGCAAGGGCCATGGTCTTGACCTTCAGTGGACACGGCAGCACCGCCGTGATGATGTCGCCTTACGTGCCtctacttgtgcaggttggtgatcgAAAGTATGGTTTTCGTAGTAACTGTACCTGCCTGATTGTGCTGCCGAGTCCACACACTGTTCTTGGTTGCTTAAACGACTGTGTTTCAGTTGTAAGCCTGTTACTGAAGTTGTCCGGTGACGTAGAGGAAAATCCTGGGCCCAAGGTTGGAAAAATGCTGGAGGAAATATTAAGTAACCAGAGTAAACTACTAGCTAAAGTTAATGAAATTCAGGCCAAGCAGTCATCTACGGATGCCAGCATTTCCGACATGCATGTTAGGCTCCAGactattgaaaaacaacttgaaggGTTGGGTGAAACACAGAACCGGCTTACTATGACAGAATCAAGTGTTGGTCGCCATGACAGTGAATTGACGGCTCTTGCCAGGCAGATCGATGACTTAGATAACCGTTCTAGACGCAACAACCTTACTGTACGCGGAGTGGAAGAAGAAGAATCTGAGGATGAGGCAGTACTCTTAAGTAAGGTGAATGACGATATCTTTGACAAATTACTTGGCTCTAAGTGTAGCTCCATTGAGAGAATTCACCGTCTAGGAAAGAAAATACCTGAAAGAAACCGTCCGGTCATCTTGAAAGTAGGAGACTTCAGGGACAAAACCAAAATACTGAAAAACTGCCGCAACCTCAAGGGGACACAATTCAGTATCAGCGAAGATTACTCTAAACGAGTAGTTGAAATCAGAAAACAACTATGGATTTCATCAGCGGATGAAAGAGCAAAGGGAGCAAACGTTAAACTAATCATCGATAAACTGAAAGTAAACAACGTTCTCTATGGCTGGAATGAGGCTACCAAAGAGCGATTCAGGTATGCTAGCCCAGGTCTCACCAGCTCTGACTGA